One region of Bacterioplanoides sp. SCSIO 12839 genomic DNA includes:
- a CDS encoding alpha/beta fold hydrolase: MSNQYLQDGNPDHPLVFLAHGAGAGMNSTFMQQMAQWLAELDLYVVRFDFPYMQKREQDGKKRPPDRASKLLQAYQEVIQEFDRPCVVAGKSMGGRMATLLAAEQDQPLIKGCAALGYPFHPLGKPDNLRTEHLQALSCPTLILQGTRDKMGNQKEVGSYSLADELMIQWLPDGDHDLKPRKASGFTHERNIQAAAQSLAEFSRAILTR, encoded by the coding sequence GTGAGTAATCAGTATTTACAGGACGGTAATCCGGATCACCCTCTGGTCTTTCTGGCACATGGCGCCGGCGCCGGTATGAATAGTACTTTTATGCAGCAAATGGCTCAGTGGTTGGCTGAGTTGGATCTATATGTGGTGCGCTTTGATTTTCCTTATATGCAGAAGCGTGAGCAGGATGGCAAAAAGCGCCCGCCAGATCGTGCATCCAAACTGTTGCAGGCCTACCAGGAGGTGATTCAGGAATTTGATCGTCCTTGTGTCGTGGCCGGCAAATCCATGGGAGGCCGGATGGCGACTTTATTAGCGGCTGAACAGGATCAGCCCCTGATTAAAGGATGCGCTGCATTGGGCTATCCCTTTCACCCATTAGGCAAGCCCGACAACCTTCGTACCGAACATTTGCAGGCGTTATCTTGCCCGACGCTGATTCTACAGGGCACGCGTGACAAAATGGGAAATCAGAAAGAAGTGGGTAGTTATTCACTCGCCGATGAACTGATGATTCAGTGGTTGCCGGATGGTGACCATGATTTAAAGCCGAGAAAAGCCAGTGGCTTTACTCATGAGAGAAATATACAAGCTGCGGCACAAAGCCTGGCTGAGTTCTCCCGGGCTATTCTCACTCGCTGA